One genomic window of Stigmatella ashevillena includes the following:
- a CDS encoding GumC family protein has protein sequence MERGMTGDQVLAALWRRKALVGAITAAVFAVGAAVVMTRPNMYEASSVVRVEPQRPGEEMVQRTVSELIEQRLLTVRQELMARPVLQKAIEEMNLYPELVSEKGIESAVVQMRKDLTVRVEGENAFELTYTSRDPQVASQVANRLPALFAEETLKLRQAQASRATQLFSEEMDALAKSVSTWERRIAQFKVDHMGELPEQLEMNMRGLERVSQLMQTKSEELRAAEARRSDLARARNAADSEAGRLEAAESGLSRSLVNARTTWTEDHPEVKRLNSELETMTVRRKDAEGRLVADRQERARVATLIDAIQGEIKDLQTQAEAFQKRLDNTPRWAHELGVLNRDYEIARTKYQSVVSRRVEAEIAEGLEAKTAQSLFNVISPAGVPAVPARPDRFGGMLIALLVALGLGVLTGVVLEMRDDSIRDGHELRQRLTLPVLAVVPNMQGKTEKRVLMPTSQTRSGISSPTTLN, from the coding sequence ATGGAGCGTGGGATGACGGGGGACCAGGTGCTGGCAGCCCTTTGGCGCCGCAAGGCCCTGGTGGGAGCCATCACGGCCGCGGTGTTCGCGGTGGGAGCGGCCGTGGTGATGACCCGGCCGAACATGTACGAGGCATCCTCGGTGGTTCGCGTGGAGCCTCAGAGGCCAGGCGAGGAGATGGTGCAGCGCACCGTGAGCGAGCTCATCGAGCAGCGGTTGCTCACGGTCCGGCAGGAGCTGATGGCGCGGCCGGTGCTGCAGAAGGCCATCGAGGAGATGAACCTCTATCCGGAGCTCGTCTCGGAGAAGGGCATCGAGAGCGCGGTCGTGCAGATGCGCAAGGATCTCACGGTGCGCGTGGAGGGCGAGAACGCCTTCGAGCTGACGTACACCAGCCGGGATCCGCAGGTGGCCTCGCAGGTGGCCAACCGCCTGCCGGCCCTCTTCGCCGAGGAGACGCTGAAGCTGCGCCAGGCCCAGGCCTCGCGCGCCACCCAGCTCTTCTCCGAGGAGATGGACGCTCTGGCCAAGAGCGTGTCCACCTGGGAGCGCCGCATCGCCCAGTTCAAGGTGGACCACATGGGTGAGCTGCCCGAGCAGCTGGAGATGAACATGCGCGGCCTGGAGCGCGTGAGCCAGCTCATGCAGACCAAGTCCGAGGAGCTGCGCGCGGCGGAGGCCCGGCGCTCGGATCTGGCCCGTGCTCGCAACGCCGCCGACAGCGAGGCCGGCCGCCTGGAGGCCGCCGAGAGCGGGCTGTCCCGCTCCCTGGTCAACGCCCGCACCACGTGGACGGAGGACCACCCTGAGGTGAAGCGCCTGAACAGCGAGCTGGAGACCATGACGGTGCGCCGCAAGGATGCCGAGGGCCGACTGGTGGCCGACCGCCAGGAGCGGGCCCGCGTCGCCACCCTCATCGATGCCATTCAGGGAGAGATCAAGGACCTGCAGACCCAGGCCGAGGCCTTCCAGAAGCGCTTGGACAACACCCCGCGCTGGGCGCACGAGCTGGGGGTGCTGAACCGGGACTACGAGATTGCCCGCACGAAGTACCAGAGCGTGGTGTCGCGCCGGGTGGAGGCGGAGATCGCCGAGGGGCTGGAGGCCAAGACGGCCCAGAGCCTGTTCAACGTCATCTCCCCGGCGGGCGTGCCCGCCGTCCCGGCCCGGCCGGACCGCTTCGGCGGAATGCTCATCGCGCTGCTGGTCGCCCTGGGCCTCGGCGTTCTCACCGGTGTGGTCCTCGAGATGCGTGACGACAGCATCCGCGATGGCCACGAGCTGCGGCAGCGGCTCACCCTGCCAGTGCTGGCGGTGGTCCCGAATATGCAAGGCAAGACCGAGAAGCGGGTGTTGATGCCCACGTCCCAGACGCGTAGCGG